The genomic stretch TCTGGCAGATCACGGACATCAGCAATCTGAGTGACTCTGAGGCGCATGTCGGTGAGTCTTTTGGGagttgtttagcagccagctcctcaaAACCTCTAGCCACTAGACGTGCTTTAGGCACTATTCCAGTTAAGGACTCTTTAAGGGTACACACCCACCTTGTTGAGACACATTTTTGGCCAATGTCTGTAACTTCCTCAAACACTCAATTTTTCCTCCAATTACTGAGCTCATCTAGCTTAGCTGAGTCAAATGACACGTCCTTTGTTTCAAGTACATCATCATTTTGAATGTCATTCTGTTTTTCTCGATTTTCCATTGGTTCAATTCTGAGATTATCTACAAGTGACAGGTCAGCTGACCCTGTTGTACCAGAAAGTGTAACTGGTTCAGAGTACTGCAAGTTGTACCAGTTCTGGTGTTTTCCTTTGGCTTTTCCTGCTCGTCCAATGACGGTTGCTGTATGTGGAATACCACTTTCTCTGTCCATGTATTTAACAGTTTGTCCAGTTTTCAGATTGGAACATCCATGTTGTCTTAACACATGTGGCTGTTGTTGAATGTTTTCCTCATTTGAACGCTCAACAGTATTATCTGTGGCATGTTTGAAGGTCTCTGCTCCatttcctgtgtcagtttcagtgTCCATATCATTGGATATGAcatctggtaggtttgtgtctgttACTGTCTCCTCTTCATTAGGATGATTCTCAGCAACAGCCCCTCTATCTTGTTGATCATTTACTTTCTGCAATCTTGAGTGATGCACCCTGACAATGATGCCTCCGTGCCTCACAAATATCACCACACCATCTTGGCCAATGACTACACCCGGTCCCTTCCACTCTTGACAGTCAACTCGTTTGTAGTACACTTTGTCTCCAGTTTCGTACTTCTCATCGGTGGGTCGTAGCTGTTTACGCAGAGCCCTGCGAATTCTTTCTGAGCACTCTGCTTCAGTGAACGCTTTTCTCGCTGCATGTAGTGCTGACAGGTGCTGTCCCACCCATGCACTCACACTGGCCCCTTCTGGTGCTGGTGGCTTGTCAACCAGTACAGAGGGAAGATTAGCGTTCTGCCCAAACACTAGTTGGTATGGGCTGTAACCATGAACATTGTGCATTGAGTTTTTTGCCATCAAAGCCCAATCTAGGGCTGTGTTCCAGTCACATCCATTGTCTTGCTTCACTTTCAGCATGATCTCTGTGAGTGTTTGATTATGTCTCTCCAGAAGTCCATTGCTCCATGGACTGTATGCAGCAGTTGTCTTTACTTCCATGTTGAATTTCTCTGCCATTTCTCTTATTTCATTATTATTGAATTCTCCTCCATTGTCACTGTACAGTTTCTGGGGAGGGCCTTGCACACTTACCCAGGAATGCATGAAGTGCCTGACGATGTCACTGGGTTTCTTTGTATTCACAATGCTTCCAGCGCTGAAGCGTGTGAAGTGGTCGATTATGTGAAGGTACCACACACTTGGTGCTAACTCATGTAGATCTACAGCCACTGTTTCATTGTACTTGGAAGCTAGTGGCAAACCAACAGCTGGTTTGGGCTTaggtttactgtatttttgaCATGTCTCACAATTGTTAACTATCTGCTGTAGAATGGAAATACTCTCATCATCATTATTCCCTGAACTGCTGAGTAACTTCTGAAGTCTGTCAACTGTAGCATGTCCAAACTGTTTGTGAAGCTTTAACAAtactttgtgtttttcttttgtgttcatgttctctgtgactgtcagaatctccatgtgctcTGTGTCCGTCCGAATCTCAtttttgcatggactctgtgtgatgTCTTTGTCTAAAATGTTTACACAATAGTGGCCTGAGGGAGTAAGTTCAAGAGTCACTGGTTGTTTAAACATCACTGCCTTGTCATTTTTTATGTCTAGTACAGCCCCTGCCTTCTTGAGGGAAGCTTTGCTTAATAGTAAGGGGATATCTGTAGGGACCACCTCTGTCTCAATGTGACACTTAGTCTGACCAATTTTTGCTGGTATCTTAACTCTCTTGGTAGAATGGacaattctcccatctccaaatttGAAAGCTCTGTTGCTTGGTGTGTCAATCATATTTTGTACTTCTTTCATATTTAGTTCACTAACATAGCTATCAAGCCATTTTGCACCACACACTGTCCGTGTACATGCAGTATCAATCACAGCAGATCCTAAGGATTCAACTATAAAAATCTCAGTATCAGAAGCAGATTCATTTGAAAACAGTGTAATGTTACACTGCTCTATATCTGTGTTTACATTTTCCTCTGTTAGTTTAACTTGTTCATTTTTATGAGGACAGTCTTTAACCCAATGGTAAGTGCTTTGACAAACAGCACATTTTGATCTCCTTCCATATTTGTCCAGTGGATTTGTTCCGGGAAATGGCGCCCTCTTCAGGTTGTCTTGAGAACGTGACTTTTTGGCGCCTTTTCTCTGCTGCTCAGTGTAATATGCTCCGTCACTCGCTTGCATTCcatctgttaacctgttagggctagggggcagtattgacacggctggataaaaaacatacc from Salmo salar unplaced genomic scaffold, Ssal_v3.1, whole genome shotgun sequence encodes the following:
- the LOC123738752 gene encoding uncharacterized protein; its protein translation is MANNYNVPPRFDEKRSYESWKNELGIWTRVTNLDAKKQALAVVLSLEGRARDTALEISVEDFNNDDGMGTLIRALDSVFLKEEKDRAYEAYSNFDSVSRDISVAMTDYIIDFEQRYNRMRKYDMVLPDAVLAFKLLDTACLDGREKQLALTACTVLTFASMKSALKIIFGEKTSVAPLTDGMQASDGAYYTEQQRKGAKKSRSQDNLKRAPFPGTNPLDKYGRRSKCAVCQSTYHWVKDCPHKNEQVKLTEENVNTDIEQCNITLFSNESASDTEIFIVESLGSAVIDTACTRTVCGAKWLDSYVSELNMKEVQNMIDTPSNRAFKFGDGRIVHSTKRVKIPAKIGQTKCHIETEVVPTDIPLLLSKASLKKAGAVLDIKNDKAVMFKQPVTLELTPSGHYCVNILDKDITQSPCKNEIRTDTEHMEILTVTENMNTKEKHKVLLKLHKQFGHATVDRLQKLLSSSGNNDDESISILQQIVNNCETCQKYSKPKPKPAVGLPLASKYNETVAVDLHELAPSVWYLHIIDHFTRFSAGSIVNTKKPSDIVRHFMHSWVSVQGPPQKLYSDNGGEFNNNEIREMAEKFNMEVKTTAAYSPWSNGLLERHNQTLTEIMLKVKQDNGCDWNTALDWALMAKNSMHNVHGYSPYQLVFGQNANLPSVLVDKPPAPEGASVSAWVGQHLSALHAARKAFTEAECSERIRRALRKQLRPTDEKYETGDKVYYKRVDCQEWKGPGVVIGQDGVVIFVRHGGIIVRVNCILTLPYGKGFDVSFAGASFLKEFWGKLQNAQNTQGPLAAMFEVIKLTDNSIKTVIVREGSRWDLDRGLEGHCPAEGGPRGYGGLKAIPSTIVLGENRGHVHYQDQPKLCRKCGEHGHLADACDKVVCMKCREVGHRYEDCTNGRSCNLCGERSHLIRSCPSSWANKVRAGRMEAAAADWASERQREKVVVATVAVVEVVHDDSVGNDTVKRGGYGRGGETLGEHLPLRKRNAEELSDHEQGEEKKGKLEWESSQGEDESRVFPPNSPNQQSFLNPVLTSSPYRPPLPRREREKGSEK